The genomic segment CCGGACAGGTAATTATTCTTGCCATCTGTAGCCCTATCTAGCTAGACAGATTTCTATTTTCAAATTACGAAAAATTCCCAAATCGAAGTACCTTCTTCAACCTAACTTTTGGCATCTAAACATCCTTTTGCAGGATGAATTTTGTGAAGCTAGTTGATGAACTTGATGATGGTAAGATCTCGTGGAAGAAATTCAGCTCGAAAGTAAAAAAGCTTCATGAGACTCGTTCTGGGGCTCCTTATATGAGAGAGCCGGGGGAATTCCCGAAGCTGGAAGAGAGTTTTTATGCTAATGCCCTTCCTGGCTGTATATGCGAGAAAACCCACAGATAGCAACGTTTGATCTCCTAGGAGTGCAGCTTGGGACATAATGGGAGTATTGCCATGCATATAAATGGTTCTAAGAGCATGTGGATTGAGCCTCTACTAAAGAATTCATCACTGGGACAACAGTTCTCCCTGTTTAGAAACAGGTGACTTGTATATATGCAGACCATCAAGGTCAAGTTCAGCAATTTGCTGCTGGTGCAGAGTCAAGTATACCGTTCAACCATACAAAGACATTAGTTATTTTTGTTAATTGAACGTTTTCCACGATACTTTCTTGGCAAGGAGGCTGGAGCTGCCAATATCCACATATGGCAGTATAGGCACCCTGCGAAGCCGAAACGATAAGATTTGTGGGTGGTTGATATACACTGTATTATTTCTTGAGATACAAATGACCAAATTATATTGTTAATCTTACAGCATTTGTCCTGGCCTCCTTGTTTCTATTGAATTGCTTGAGATGAGCTTAAACGGAGTAACATGATTCATATAGTTGACTCTAGTTTGAGAGTGAGATATAATTATTTCTATTGAATAGTCCTGCTTATAAATGTATCAGATTGAAAATTTCGACAGTCTTTATGTTCTTTCACTCTTTCCTTGCTGcaaaacttaaatttttagaacACATGAGCTGGAAGGTCTCGCTCTTACTAATTCCTTGTGGTTGCAGAGTATAGCAAATCTATGAGCCGGAGGACATATGAATGTCTTTTTTGATTGTAATGCTTTAGGTAAGCAGCACAATCTTGAATGGATAATTATAAGTGCAGTAAAATGAGCTTAAATTGCAAATCTCTCTGCTTGGAACTTAATGACAAATCCTAGGCCTGAAAAAAGTCTTACTGCTAAACTGTGGCACAAGGCCTTACCCTTTAAAATGTCCTTTCTTGCTTGGAGGGTGATTCACAAGAAAGTGCTCACTGATGGTCGTATTTCTAGATTTGGCATTACAGGACCCTCCATTTGTATCTGCCCAACATaaatctctatttttttttttttgcgcggattgctcTTCAAAgacactggtctttaatttttgcccctcaaattgttgatctttaattttttttcccttcgcttaaaaatccatgggttttgggttcgaacacCCTttcaatcaaaaattaaaagcaaaATTGCAAGACAGACTTTTGGATTCGCAAGACAAAGTTTTgaattcaaactctaccttaaggacATGGGCAGATGTACATGGTGGTGAGGGTGTtcacaccctcggcaaaaaattacagtgtatatataggataAATTTTTCGtgtttatgtaaatatattaacttttgaacaccctgaacaaaTGTAAAAGGTTAGCTCAAGTGGTCCAGGGTGTTTAAAGTTGTCTCTAGCGTCCTAGGTTTGATCCCCAAGGAGAACATTAtgttttatatttagcttttgttgtttttttggaaccccctgagtgaaaatcctggatccgctaCGCAAGGAGAGTTTTTATCCGcaaggcaaactctgccttataaAGTAGAATTTGCTATCTtaaggcaaactctgccttgcgaattttttaaaatttttgactgagcggggttcgaaccccgaacccatgggtttttaggtgaaggataaaaattaaagaccagcaatttgaggggcaaaaatgaaagaccacccccgaataagggaaatcgtgcaaattgcccaacaTAAATTATTACGCCATgtagcccaatatacaatattatacatgGGGGGAAAACATTATAacgtatcaaccttgtataaagtgtataaaaggtgttttatacacaaatatgaatTATATCGGGTAACAAACTCAAGATATGGGTTacgtggcgtaaatattttcacAAATAGATAGAGAGCGTAATGTCCCCCTCAAACCGAGACAGTCGATCATGTTTTGTCACTGGTAACTTAGCCAACACTTTACGGGCAACTACTTTGGACTTAGAGTTGCCTTCCATACCTTAAATCATATCTTGAATGCTTGGTGGTCTCTAACCCCTTTGACTGCCTTGTTTTTTAAGATTTTTCCTATCATTATTATCCAGGAACTCTGGGAAACCTGATGTAGCAGTAAATATGGGAACAACAAACCTTTCCTCCCAAAACTCATCTTCCAGATCGCTCAGTTTACTATTGGAATTATAAGATTGCAATTTCTTAATTTCAAATATGATCTTGCCTGGGATGATCTTGTGTTGTTAGCTGACCAGAGGATAGCTGTGAAACTTTGCAAAAGAATCCACTGGTGTAAACCTGAAAGTGCAAgaggggggggcggggggggggtgaattgcAAATTTTTCGTTCTGGTAGTCGACTAGGTTAGACCAGTAGTCGACTGCTTGCTCAGAAAACACTAAACGTAAAGTGCAGAAAGTAAATGACACCAGGAGttttatactggttcagattcaatgtgaatcgAAATCAGTCACTTGGCCCAGGTGCGGGTGATCTCTCGGCAGCCTTTTAGTTAAAGGTTTGGACAATCGAGGTTTGAATGGAGCTCTTACGTCTACACTCAATCGCTCttaatctttttgatacaaaGCCTCACAAACTAAATTAtaactctcctttctttttttcttacacTATAAATCACTCGGacatacaatgcttatgaaaagtaAAGTAGAGTACAAGGAGAATGAGATTAAGCATGGAATATAGGTTTGTGAGGTAGCTCCTCTTATAGCTGTTTGCAGAGAGATCAACCCAAGGGTTTTGATCCTTGGAAACAGAAATTATCGATtctatttccaagaataaggcTGGAGCTGTTGCTGCTTTCCTTGTGCGTTGAGGCAGCATTGTCAATCAACAAGATTGTTACACTTCACGAGATCTTCCTTTTAATGTTGGAGATGCCCTTTCCTTCGTTGGAACACTTGTGTACCGCTGGAAAATAATGCTGAAGGTATCGTTTCCTTTCTTGAATGATTTGGTACAGCTGGTTGTGAGCCGTTATTCCATTAGGGTTGAGAAGGCTTCACTTGAGTGAGCCCAGCTCGTTGGAGCTGTTTTGTGGGCTTCCATCTTGTTGGGGCTGATTTGTGGGCTTGTATTATTCCTTGTGCAATTCACTTATTATACCTACACACGtaaaattgtcatcataaaaacttaCACTAACAAAACCCTCCTCTAACTTCTTCAAAGTCAACAGTGATGGTAGTCTTATAGCTGATAACAATGGAGGAGGGGAATTGTTAGAGATTCACAAGTAAATCTTGTCATGGCTTACTCTATCCCTTTTGGTAGAGGATCCAGCAACCTTGCTAAAGCTAAAGCTCTATTATTTAACATTCAATGGTGCAATTTTAAATGAGATTGACCAGATTGAATTGGAGACTGACTCTATGCTTCTTGTATCCTAGATTAAAGAAGTGTTCAAACTTCCTGGTAGCTTGAGACTACTATCAGGGATATTAGAATTCTCTTATTGGAATCAATTGGTCTATTAATCACCGCTTCAGGGAAGCAAACAAGTTGCGGACAAACTTGCCACTTTAAGCCTCAGCTATCAAGAGCAACAATATCTTTTTGAACTATGGAGATCTTCCCCGACAGGTCAAAGGCTTTAGTGAATCTAGACAGATGGATGGTTCCTGATTTTAGGATTAGGAACAAGAAACTGGATGAAAGTATATATTCTGATGTGCTATAACTTGTATATTTTTGCCTTGTTGATAGGAATGCTATGTGCAGTACATCAAAACCTCCTTTTCATCATCCTTAATATACATTTTGGTTGTATTTTAAGCTTATATGCTAAGGCTAAGTGGGCATGACCACTGTCTTAACTTTTTTCGTAGAGGTTAGGCCCTTCATACCtcttgtacatgtatttcaCTTCTGGATTCTAATATACGAGGAAGGGGTCATGCTTAACCCCCACCCGGAAGGTGgctttgaataaaaaaaatgcattaTCCATAGCTGGGAAAAAGTTTAGTTaacctccaaattccaaatataacTACCATTACCTTTCTTCAAATAAAGTGTTTGAGCTAAAATATGGCATTTCCTTTACAGTAATACAGACACTATCTAACAAGTAGTTTCTTCAATTACAGAATGCTAGACTGAGGTGGTACAATTCAATATCAAACCATGAAAGTTCTTATAAATGGGTAAAATCTCGAAGGCTCGGTCAGGTTCCCACACTTTTGGGCTTTCCCCGTCCATCATCAAAAACCATCTTCTCTCCTCTCAAACTAATCAATGAATcgtgaaagaaagaaagaaagaaaaatggttgTCGAAAATGAATTGAATTACAGCATGGAACTAAAGCTGCAGAATAGACTCAACGAGCTCATAGAGAGGTGCAAGCTCTGCCTTGTCGATTAAACGGAACTCCTGTTTCAAGTAAGATCAAAAGCAAGAGCATGCATCAGTTTTCCTCAATCAACGCTAACCACATTCTACTTGTAGATATATACGATGCACTACAAATGCATTAAATCAACAACATGAAATGTACTAGTACAAACTCACCCACGTGAACAGAACAAAGTGCTTAAAGCAAGTATTCATATGAGCTTCTTCCTTTAGACTGATAATCTTTTGGAAATGTGAATGATAGATATGAGCATATACACGAAATAATCGCTTAAATATTGTCTTCACAACATCCTGAAAGTTGGACGGAAACGGCGCACCTGTAGCATACCATTGATCAGACATGGAACTTTTTATCAGAGTAATATGCACAACAAAAAGAGAGAATACCCACCCAAATTTTGtggaaaaattgattcatcatctAGCTGAGTTTCTATCCAACCCATCAAATAATCCACATATTTTGGAGCAGAAACTTCTATTGGTTTCTTTATATTAACTCCGTCGGCCCAACGATACTCGTACCTGCCAAAAGTTATATGCAAGATTATCAGCCATACCAAACAAATAACATAATTCATTGTGatttccatttcattcggagtagAGATCTCAGAAGACAATAGTCCTGTTTCATTGCACATCCACTACACATGTATGAAATCTTGCATTTCCATTGTCCAATGTTACAATGGAAATATCAAGAAGACTGGAAGAGACAATCACGAATTGGAGGACACATAAGATCAATAAAGAATTAAACCATTATGTATTTGGGAGACAGTGTGCAATGAAAGAAATAGATGATAGTGAGAGATATAAAtagttcaaaatattctttttgtttCATGTAGTTTTTTGGTGTAACAAGAAAAATTCCATGTGAACCGTAATGGTGATTAAGCCACTCACTCACTTTGTCCATTTTCAACACAAAGTTAATGTTTTCATAGTAGCATATTGTCAGGGTAACAACAATCTGATCTCTTGTTACTTCTACATATTGTTGAAGAAGAGGTTTATGGAACTTAGAATCTGAGGACATGTCATCCTCTGCAGCTTGAAGAGTTTCACTTCACTCATTTCCTTGGGGGAGAGTTTAGCTATATCGGCAAGGGATGATGAAGCATCTTTTACCGACAATAGCATGCTTAATAAACCAAAATAAGGTAATGTCAAACATGTTGGTCAAATGATGAGGAAAGTTCAAGGGCATTATATTATTgccaccatattttcatgttgtgaCTGCTTTGCAGTATGTTTCAACATAGTTACCGATTGACTCTCTTTGGACATAGAGAAGCAAAGACTTAGCATGTCAAGCATAGTTTTCGAAAAGAAGAATGGTCCATGACCTCTGTCTGAATGTTCTACTTTGTTAGTTGGGAAAAATTGCAACGTCCTATAAGTTTGAGGGGGTCGCTGCAGATACACAAAAGTCGAAAACTTGGAACCACAGATAGGTGCTAAAGTTTCTGGGACAATAATCCTAAGTAAATATAGCAGTTGGGAATCGAGTTCGGTATAAGATATGGACAGGTACACCTAgctgaatttttttgaaaatgtcaATGGGTAATAACCTTCCTTAAAATGATAATCATACCTAGAGGGGTTTAGTCCTCTTTAACTCCATTCTAAGCAAACCGATTCAATGATGATGGCTAAAATTGTGGTGAAACATATCCACAATGGTTACTTATGTAGTTAATGAATAAATAGGAAAGTGAACAGATTGAGAAACCTACTTTGGCCCTGCAGACATTGTTGGACAGCTCGACGGGGTGCAGAATTCTGTGAGAGTGCCATACAAGATATTCACTTGGTTGAAAAAGTCAACAGCTGTAGGAAAAGAGAGAGATAAAAAGTTAGGATCAACAGAATGGTGCTTCAGATAttcaaaaatcatcatatggTTGCATGAACAACATCTCAAAGATACTCTTTTTTATGCTACAAATTGAAGAGAGCAGGTTGTAGGATAAAAATTCCACACAGGTGTCACAAAGGGGCGCCAAAAGTTGCTACAGAGCAATTTATATCCTTATTTTTCTTAGTCAATATCATGGAAACCAGATGTGATACTGTCCCCAAACAGTTGTCACAATCAATGTTTATAGACATCTTTTCTCGCCTGCCTTCTCATTGTACGAACCCTCTAGAACCTCTGAAAACAAAATCATTCCTAGCTGGAACTTTTAGAAAAATTGTACCATTTTCATGGTTATATGGAACAAATGTGTGGTTCTGGCTATTACCAAAGGCTTAGATTCATCGGAAGCACAATATGTAAAAACCTGCAGGACAAGGTGAAGTTACGTACTAAGTGAAGTCAATCCACATTCTCACAAGTCGCGACATGAGATAGTATAAGCAGCCTAATGTCAAATAATCCATCTGAAATTAATTATAACATGATTGGATCTAAGTGATAGACGCTCCATCTGTCATCCGAATACACAAACAAGTACAGAAAACCAACAAAATGGAAGTTTTTACAGGTGTATCGTCCTACAAATGGAAAACATACTATTTACAGCCAGCCACTCGTGAAGATCTTCTCCAGGCGGTAGCCGCACTGCTTCCCTCAAGTTGCCACTACCCAAAGTAGCATCAATGTGTTTCTTAAGTTGTGCACCCTGCATtttcaaataagataaaaagaGTAAGGAACAAAATCACAACAGCAATTACAACAAAGGTAAACAAAAATAGCCTCTATCATTATGATTTATCAGTTGAATTTTACTCATGGTTTAATTAGCTGCTGGAAATAAGAACAGATTAAAAAGGAGATAAAATATTATAGGCACATCATAGAACTAGCTAGAGCAGCATATTCTAACCTTGCTTCCTGATGGAGCACTCTTTTTAGGACGAAAAGTCTTCTGATTTCTGaaataatcaaatcaatgaaaaatTAACCAAAAACTTCCactgaggaaaaaaaaacacattagTGCTGCTATTAGTCACAGAAACAAGACACTAACATGCAAAAAGGTTGAAGATATCCCATTTTCTCGAAGTTTAAGACTCAGATACAGAAAATTAAACACTAGTCCTCTCTACCAAATTTGGAATCCAAACATAGTATAAGTTCCAAACCCCAGAACAAAGAGATATAATTAATCAAACTGAGAAACAAAAAGATCATTTCAAAACAAAAACTTGgtttaaaataaaaggaaagtaTGTTGTATAAATGGATATACCTGCTTCCAAGGCCAAAAAGACTCATGATTCAAGATGGTCCAAACAAGGAAAAGGTGATGTGTATGAATGAGATACAAGGGTGAAGGTTTAGTACATAATATGTGTTGTATATagtcattatcatcatataaataaaggagaaaaGAGTGTATTGAGTATATTACAGACTGGCAATGGAGATCAGGTCAAGAAGGACCCCTTCTCTTTACCAAATATCTCTCTCTTATAATAAATATAGACGACATATATAAGGAATGTGAAGGGAGGAAGCATAAACCAACCAGCCAGGTCAGTCTTCTTTCTTTGCCATAGCCATGCTTACCTGGCTCCTGTCTCTTTCATTGTCCTCTCTTTCTCTATATGCATGCCCCTCTAAATTTTTAAAGTAATCTCAGTTTTTGTGACACTATCTATTTAAAGCTAAATatgcatttatttttataaaaaatatagtattatttttaaatataaactaAATTACTTCCTctcttaatttatgtgatatagttcggatttcgagagtcaaacctTTTTATTCTGAACGTGAATTtgacatacaatctttaatttttttttttttagaagttcATAAAACGTACTATAAGTCTGgataattgataatttaaaatatttaaaaggcacAAGAATAAATCGCAgtgttttttgtttgtttgtttgactctcgaaatccgaactgtatcacataaattgggtaATAAATTAAGCGGGCCACGtaaaatgagaaagaaaagtCTGGAGTAATTGTTTTCTGTagcctctttcttttcttttcactcCATCTTATAGTAGTTAATATCATGCAGCATCTAAAATATAAGGGTTGAGCATAGATTCTACTACAGAGacattaaatattttaagaaatataattatttttatggtGAATTAGAGATTGATGTGAGTAGTAATGAGCAAACAAAGGTTTTCCGTGAAGAAATATAGTGTTTTGTTTATTTTCCTACTGTAAAGTTATATTACATCATGGACATGTagtattcttaaaaaaatattcatggTGAAGTACAAATTGATGTAATTATTAATGAGCAAATAAAACAAAGATTTCTggaaaaaatataatcaaagaTTTCtacttgaagaaataaaatataccTGTTTGTTAAAGTATATTGAAATAGTAATGTGCTAATAATAGCCATCAAAAGAGTGATTTCGGTCTAAATATAGAGACGAAGGAAGCCTTAAGAAATTATCATGACCTGAAGGTTTGGGTTAGATTGAATTTCTTATTACCTCGAAAGTATTTTTACTAAATTGTCTtctctttcttattttcattttttggttcttttttaaCAATTTCTTCTACAACCTTTTATTTAACAAAAACTACGCTAGCAAAAAGATAGTTTTTTAATGATAAcgaatatttaacaaaataagaaaataactcAAAAAATGATATAGAAATAAAAGATTCTATAATCAGAATAATGCTTCCGCTGTATAGCTCTAATGATGAGaatcaacaaaattaaaaatatttcaaagataATATATTCCAACTTTAGTTACAATGATTGGAAAAGCTAGCCCGGAACAAAAATAATGGGTTGTAGACTTTCTAAAGCAGGGAGGTGGGTAGGGTCTACTTAACTAAATGCGATTAGCTGGATTTGGATTTAAAAAATGGCAGAATTGGCACAATTCATTTGTGGGACTTTTACACAGATATTGgaaaataaattcatatttatCATAACTTTCAAAGGATAGCAATAacctttacaaaatatatacaactttcaacaatcccgcaaaattagaaattttgaagattctctttcttcttcttctctcccATGGCTTCTACAATTTCTTCTCTCCATGTATACTTGTATATCAATATATATCATCgtatgtcatatgtatattacAGTACGTACAATGATACACATGACATACACACGGGATAAAAGTGACATACACATAACATACATTGATATATCACTTATATTTGTCTGTGTCAGTTTATGTACAATGATGCAATTGACATACAATGACGTACATCCGACATGCAATCATTCCACCACCGTATCACCACTATAACCATCACGTATCCCACCATCATAATGCAAAAACCACTTTcatacaaaaaaatgaaaaagagaagtagAAAGGAATTTCGCCGGGGCAACATGTGTTAAGATATTTCTAAATCTATTTTGCCGGAGCAAGATCGTTTGTTGATGCGATGGGGAATATTTatagcataattttttttttatcatctgGGTGGAATGGAAAACATATTTAGCATGATTATTTGGTCATCTTCTAAAGTAATTTCTTTAGTTTGCTCCATAAAGCTTAAAAGAAGTCCAGACTAAACGGAAGAGACGACATGGGTGATTTtagttaaaataaataatcattgtatctaaaataacaataagaaaatatggataaCTTCATTATTTTGGTAAAATTTTCTTATTTGTATAGAAATCTGAATCTAACAGTATGAACTAACAACATTCATCTGTAATATACACGCAATATATATGGAATATACTGCAAAGCAGTTACTCAAATATTGGAAGCATGAGAGCTTTATTCTAGAGAGAAGAAAACTTTATTGattaaggaaagaaaaatgtcTACATTACATTTCAATTCTGAATCCTCTCATGTATATGTAGAGGAGTAAGGAGAGGTGAGTATATGACAGCTGTATATAGCTGCCAGAACCACCACCACTACACCACTGCTACAGTCGGTTACTTTCACTAACAGCCTATCAACTAATCTGCCAGCTTAGCTAACTAACTTAGGCTGCTAACTACTTGCCACTTCACACACTCACACTCACATATGAAAATACTACTCTATTACACTTGCATGCTTGCATCATATTTGTATATCATGAATTTTGAATTGGCATACTCCTTCTCAAGCTGGAGATTGGTAGACATCTAGCAAGCCCAACTTGGGTAATAAAGTGTGATGTTGAGTTGCTCCCAGGCCTTTAGTTAATAGATCAGCAAGTTGAGGTAATCGAAGTGTGAAGATATTGAGAAATTTGGACAAGTCGTTTTGATCTTTTCCCTGACAAAGTGGCAGTCTATCTCTATGTGTTTGGTCctctcatgaaatatgggattGGATGCAATCTGAATGGCAGCTTTACTATCATAATGCAGTTGAATATGTGTCTGAACTGAGACTCCCAACTCTTGTAGCAAACCAACAAGCCAAGTAGGCTCAGCACTGACAACAACTAAGCTCCTATATACAGCTTCTACTGAGCTTCTGCTTATAGTCTGCTGCTTTTTTGACTTCCATGAAATAAGTGATCCACCAAGCTTAATGACATAACCAAATGACGGACCTTCGTGTTTGGGCAACCGGCCCGATCCTCTGAATCACAAAAAGCTTCAAGTGTGTGCATACTCCCCCCGGATAGAAAAATCCCAAGACCAGGAGAAGTCTTAATTTACATGAAAATCCTCAAGGCAGCTTCAAGATGAGATTGTTTAGGCAATTGCATGAATTGACTAAGAACCTGGACAGCAAAGGCAATGTCTGGCCTGGTGATAGTTAAGTAGATCAACTTGCCAACTAGTCTTTGATAAGCATGAACATCAGCCAAAACAGGATCATCTTTAATCCCAACATGTGCATCATACTCCACGATGAACTTGTGATTTTCTTCTAGGGGTGTGCTAGCAGGTTTTGCAGCACTCAAACCAGCACTAGAGATTAGCTCTAATGTATATTTTCTCGGACATAGGACAATGCCATCCTTGGACCTGAGAACCTCTATGCCAAGGAAATACTTGAGCTCACTAAGATCCCTTACTTTGAAGTGTTTATGCAATATGTCCTCAAGCTTGAAGGAGAGAAGCACTACGC from the Lycium ferocissimum isolate CSIRO_LF1 chromosome 11, AGI_CSIRO_Lferr_CH_V1, whole genome shotgun sequence genome contains:
- the LOC132036106 gene encoding MOB kinase activator-like 1A isoform X1, whose product is MSLFGLGSRNQKTFRPKKSAPSGSKGAQLKKHIDATLGSGNLREAVRLPPGEDLHEWLAVNTVDFFNQVNILYGTLTEFCTPSSCPTMSAGPKYEYRWADGVNIKKPIEVSAPKYVDYLMGWIETQLDDESIFPQNLGAPFPSNFQDVVKTIFKRLFRVYAHIYHSHFQKIISLKEEAHMNTCFKHFVLFTWEFRLIDKAELAPLYELVESILQL
- the LOC132036106 gene encoding MOB kinase activator-like 1A isoform X2, yielding MGYLQPFCINQKTFRPKKSAPSGSKGAQLKKHIDATLGSGNLREAVRLPPGEDLHEWLAVNTVDFFNQVNILYGTLTEFCTPSSCPTMSAGPKYEYRWADGVNIKKPIEVSAPKYVDYLMGWIETQLDDESIFPQNLGAPFPSNFQDVVKTIFKRLFRVYAHIYHSHFQKIISLKEEAHMNTCFKHFVLFTWEFRLIDKAELAPLYELVESILQL